Genomic window (Acidobacteriota bacterium):
GTGATACTTGCTTTTGTCGTTCTTGACAAAAACATAGAACTCGCCCTCCGGGGTCTTCCCGTCCCCCGATTGTACCTTGTCGCCTTCGGGTGCGAATCCAAGGACGATGCCGTAAGTTCTTATGAGCCGATCGCCGTCGAACAATTCAAGCCGGCGTTCTCTTTTCTTGACGACGATCCGCGGTTGTCTGAGATTCTGCATTTCACTTTTCGTAGCACAGGCAGCGAAAGCGACTGCCGCGATCAAGAAAACAACGACAAATCCGAAAGTCGCAAAGGCGCGACCGAATCTTCCCGCGAATGTCCGCAAATCCGCGCTGATCATTTTCATTTGTCCGTGACCCTAACGACTTCAATCCGCCGCGGATCGTCGCCGTCGCCTTCGATGTAAACCTTAATTACGCGGTCCGGAAAGACGAAATCCGTCAGGCGTTCGGACCATTCGACGATTGTCACCGCCTTCGGATCTTCCAGTATCTCGTGCAAGCCAACAGCGCCCGCGGCGTCGGCTCGCCCGTCGATGCGCCAGAGATCGATGTGATAAACGTCGAAGCGATCTGTCCGGTAAAGATTGACGAGCGTAAAACTCGGACTCGTCACTTCATCGACGTCATACCCAAGCGCATCGAGAATCCCCTTCGTGAAGAGCGTTTTGCCCGCGCCGAGACCGCCCGACAGCAAGATCATCTCGCCGCCGGCCAACTCGGCGCCGATTTCTCTCCCAAGTTCGAAAGTCATTTCAGGTGTTTTTGAATTGAATTCCATCAAGGTTCAAGATTCCGGGAGCCTGTCGGAAAAATCCGATTAAGTGTGCGGAGCACACGCACGTACGATAGCACCACGTGAAGCGGAGCGGAACCCAAGTGTCAGCAGCAGACAATTCAAGCGAGCGTGTGAAACAAGCGGACCTGTTGCAAACACTAAAGTTACGCGTGATACACACGCTTCGGAAGTCGGCGCGACGGACCACCTGGGTTCCGCTCCGCTTCACGTGGTGTTATCGCAAGTTCGCGTGCTCCGCACGCTTGAAGATTCCAAAATCCGAAATCACAAATCACAAATCCGAAATCCCAACGCCGATCTGCGAGAACCAAGACAGTTTATCCCAATAGCCCCTTTGATACACGATCTTTCCGTCGCGGAATGTAAAGAATCCGCAGCCGCGGATCTCGAATTTCCTGCCCGTCGGATTAATGTCGTAAAACGCGCCGAGGAAAGTACCGCCGCCGATCCATTCCCAAGCCGCGCGATCGCCGTCGGCGATCACATTTTCGACCCGTGACCAGGCATCTGGAAATCCCTGGAAGAACTGCTCCGTATCGTATCTGTTCTGCTCGATCCCGATCGAAGGTTCGCCGGCGGCGACCTGAAAATTGACTGCGTCGGCGGCGTAGCATTCGACCACGGCGTCGAGATCGCGACGCTGAAAGGCACCGATCCAGTTCTCCAAAAGTGCTTTCGAATCAATCATTTGCTTCTACTTTGCGATAGGCGTCGACAAGCACGTCACGAACGTCGCTCGCAGTCATCGCGCGTTTGCCGAAGCGTTCTTCAGCGACATCACCGGCGAGTCCGGCGACGTAGACGGCCGCAACGACCGTTTCGAAAATATCAATGCCGAACACTGCCGCTTGCGCAACGAATCCGGCGAGAATCCCGGCCAGCGTATCGCCGTTCCCGGCCTTTCCGAGACCCGGATTCCCTGTCGGATTGATGACGACGCGTCCGTCCGGCGCGGCGATCAAAACCCGTTCGCCCTTGAGCAAGAGAATCACATTATGTTCTGTTGCGAAACTCCGTGCGGCACCGAAGCGGTCTTCGATAACAGACTTGTCCGCCGTTCCGAGCATCTGCAGGAATTCCCCGTCGTGTGGTGTCAAGATCAGAGGGAGTTCGGCCGAACCTTGGAGAGCGAACGGCGACAGCGCCGTCAGACCGCCGGCGTCGACGATCATCGGTGTCCGGCGGTTTTCGACGATCGACCGAACGTACGCCATATCGTCGCCGACGCCCAAACCGCATCCGAGCGCGACGGCCGACGCGCGTTGGCTGAGCATTTCGATCTCATCGATCGCAGTCTTTGATAACCGGCCCGATTCGTTTTCGTCAAATCCGCGCGTAATGACCTCTTCGATCATTTTCGACGCGATTGCTGCCTGCGCCGAACGCGTCGTCGCAACCGTCACGAGTCCCGCACCGGAGCGCATCGCGGCGTTGCCCGCAAGCGCCGCCGCGCCCGCGTAGTCGCGTGACCCGACGACGAGCAGCGCGTGGCCGCGTTTGTATTTGTGCGAATCGCTCGAAAATTCTGTCTTTTTCAACCACTCGCGGGCATCGCTTGCCTCGGAAACGAAGATCTTTGACGGCGAGTTGTCGATCAATTCAGGCGGCGAGCCGATATCGGCGATGACCAGTTCACCGTTGGCGCGGATCGCGGGCGGAAACACGTTCGCCAGTTTCGGAGCAGTAAATGTGACCGTCAGGTCGACGACGGAATGCGGGCCGATCGGCCGCGCCGAGTCGGAAGCAAGGCCCGAAGGTAAATCGACAGCGACCCGAAGCGCTGCGCTGTTCGCGACCTTCTCGGCGAGTTCCGCCCAAATGCCCTCGATCGGACGCGCGAGGCCGGTCCCGAACAATGCATCGACAATGCAATCGTGACCGGTGAAGTCAATCGCTTCGGGCGCCGCGGATTCAACGAAATCAAATCGCTCCGACCCCTTCAACGCGACACATCGTTCGAGGTTGAGACGCGCATCGCCGTTTGTTTCACCGACTTTGCCGATCAAAAAGACCGAGACATCCGCACCTTCTTTCCAGAGAATCCGCGCAAGCGCCGCACCGTCGCCGCCGTTGTTTCCTCTCCCGCAGAGCACCAGGACCCGGCGGTCACGAACCGAGCCGTCAAATCTCGCGCGAATTGCACGAAAAACCGCCAACGCAGCGTTTTCCATCAAAACGATCGACGGAATGCCGTAGTTTTCGGTCGTCAAACGGTCGACCTCGCGCATCTCTTGGGCTGAAAGGACTTTCAACATCTCAGGTCGATTTTGCCACGTTTCCGGCGCGGGTCCAACCGGGTCGAGTTCTGGCGATTGCAGAGACGCCGGATTACTACAGATTCCAGATCATTCCAGATTCCGTGAATTCCTACATTGGCAATATGTGAACAATTGAGAGTTGATAGTTGAGAATTGATGGCGATCCGCAACCGACGAAGCTCAAATCCAAAATCCAAAATCAGAAATCCAAAATATCCAAAATCAAAAAATGGGCCGTGTTCTCGCTAAACACGGCCCTTTGAAATTACAGACTGGAGATTGTAAACAGACTTCGGACAGATTCCTGATGAACCATTTTGCTTGCCACTGCGCTTGACCACCGTTCTATCTTCCGTTGTTTATAGAAAGGTCTATTCACAAATCGATTCCAAAAATTATCATTTTAATCGAAAAAAATGAAAAAAACGGCCAAACGCGCCACATCGCGGCCGGTTCCGTCGCACGAAAAGCGGTTTGCGACCGCGCCGCCGTTGCTGACAGAGATCGCGACATCGCCGCGCGCGTCGCTCACTCCGATGCCCGGCGCACTTCTCGTGAATCCGGTTTGACGTCCCGCCGTGTCATTCTGCCCATCTGCGCAAAAAGATGTGATCTGAGCCTCGTGATCATCATTTGACGTCTGTTCTTTCCGCCTAAAGTGCATTGGCGGGATGAGAGTTTCTCGCTTAGGATGCAAACGAACGTGCTAAGGTGACAGAAAAAGGCGCCCGAACCATCGGATTCGGGCGCAAGTGTTCAACAGGAGGAGCGTGAATTATCAGGCGGCGATCTTTGAAATTCCGATACCATATCCAACGGCGACAGCGGCGAGGGATTTCCGCAACTGCGCACGGCCGCGACTGAGACGCGACATCACGGTTCCAATCGGGACATCGAGCACCTGCGCGACTTCTTTGTAGTCGAACTCGTGGACATCTGCCAGCAGCACGACGGCGCGATAGTGTTCGGGCAGTTTATCTAGCGCGGCCGTTACCTGTTTGTCGGTAAGGTTCTCGGGAACCGGTGCCTGACACGCTGCCGTCAAGAACGTCAGATCGTCCGCTTCCTGGAAGTATTTGGCCCGCGTGTATTTCTTTCGGCGATGGTGGTCGAATTTGTTGAACATTATCTTGTAGAGCCACGCCCGGCAGTTGGTTCCCGGTTCGAAGTGTTCAAACGATTTCCACGCCTGCAGATAGGTTTCCTGGACAAGGTCCTCGGCCTCGACCGGGTTCATCGTGATGCGCTTCGCCGTGCGAAAAAGGTCGTCGAGATGGCGTATCGCCTCGGCTTCAAAAATTTCCGGGGTAGTTTGGATTGTCATAGTAAACTCCTGTTTATGTCTGCAACTGATTGCGTCGTACAGACATTTGTCGGACGAAGACCGAAATCCTTACAGCTTTTTTTGGAAAAATGTGGTTCGTAAGTGCACACTAATGCGTTTATTGCTTTCCGGGATGAGCTTGATTTCATTTCTCGGTGTCGGGAACGACGATTCCGTCCGTGTAGCGGAGTTAATTGACGAGAAGATCTCTGCCGAACTCCCGAAAACTGGAATAAAGCCGTTGCTACTTGGGTTTAAGATGTTGACCATGGGAACCAAAAACAACATTCAGAGTGCAAAATCACGGAACGAAGAGGCGGCGGAACTTAAGCGGCTACAACGGTTTCTCAAGCGAGCGGTCCAGAAGGAAAGGGCTCCCGACGCGCTCCGACTAAGAATTCAAAAGATGATTCGCGAATCGTAAAGATCGATGCCACAGACCGCAGCAACAACAGACAGATTCGATCCGACCGTGTGGGTGGACGAGCACGGGGATTATTTGTTTTCGTTCGCGCTCGCCAGGGTTCGCAACGAAACGGTGGCCGAGGACCTCGTCCAGGAGACCCTGCTCGCGGCAATTCAAGCACGCAAAACATTTGATCAGCGCTCTTCAGAACGAACGTGGCTTTCCGGAATTCTGAAACACAAGGTCATCGATCACTTTCGGCGAAGCTACCGCGACGTCGAACTTTCGGATGAAGAGGATACCGATCTTTCGGCATACGATCATTTGTATCAGTCAGAAGGCCGTGGAAAAGGCCACTGGACGGCGATGTCGAAACCCGATACGTGGGAACAAACGCCCGAGGCCGTAATGGAACACGCGGAATTTCGCGGTATTCTTTCGACTTGCCTCGGCAACCTACCCGATCGCGTCGCGAACGCTTTCGCGCTCCGCGAGTTCGATGGGTATGACAGCGACGAGATCTGCGCGCTTCTTGAGATCACACCAAACAATCTTTGGGTAATGCTTCACCGGGCCCGGCTTCATCTACGGAGATGTCTGGACCACAACTGGTTCGGAAAGGTGCGGCAATGATGGCAATGGAACTAAAAACAAGGATAATACGCTGGATTTCTATTCGGGCAGAGGAGTGCAAGGTGGTCGCCCCGCTCTACTCCTACGCTCTCGACCGCAAACTGACCATCGTTGAGCGCATCCGGATCCGTATTCATCTGGCGACGTGCAACGCCTGCACCAAATATGTCGAGAACCTCAAGTTTATGCGGCAGGCCTTCCGCGCGCACGATGCCGTTATCGACTCACCCGAGAATCAGGTCCCGCTCAAGCCAGATGCACGGGAACGGTTGAAGACTGCGACTCGTGACGCGAAGCCGTAATCATCGCCGGTTCAATCTTTATACCAGGCAATCACGATGCGAGTTCGACTTGCGTCGTGATTTTCCTCTCAAGGGTGCTCGAAGCAATGCGCGCCTCAACCCAACCTTTTAAGTCCAATCATCGAACCCAAGCGTCTTTTTCCCTGCTGCCGATTGCTTTTTTCCGGGAATAAATCCGAACGCATCCGTGGTTTACGGGATGTATGTTCGACGAAAGACACACGCACAC
Coding sequences:
- a CDS encoding sigma-70 family RNA polymerase sigma factor, which encodes MTIQTTPEIFEAEAIRHLDDLFRTAKRITMNPVEAEDLVQETYLQAWKSFEHFEPGTNCRAWLYKIMFNKFDHHRRKKYTRAKYFQEADDLTFLTAACQAPVPENLTDKQVTAALDKLPEHYRAVVLLADVHEFDYKEVAQVLDVPIGTVMSRLSRGRAQLRKSLAAVAVGYGIGISKIAA
- a CDS encoding NAD(P)H-hydrate dehydratase, with protein sequence MKVLSAQEMREVDRLTTENYGIPSIVLMENAALAVFRAIRARFDGSVRDRRVLVLCGRGNNGGDGAALARILWKEGADVSVFLIGKVGETNGDARLNLERCVALKGSERFDFVESAAPEAIDFTGHDCIVDALFGTGLARPIEGIWAELAEKVANSAALRVAVDLPSGLASDSARPIGPHSVVDLTVTFTAPKLANVFPPAIRANGELVIADIGSPPELIDNSPSKIFVSEASDAREWLKKTEFSSDSHKYKRGHALLVVGSRDYAGAAALAGNAAMRSGAGLVTVATTRSAQAAIASKMIEEVITRGFDENESGRLSKTAIDEIEMLSQRASAVALGCGLGVGDDMAYVRSIVENRRTPMIVDAGGLTALSPFALQGSAELPLILTPHDGEFLQMLGTADKSVIEDRFGAARSFATEHNVILLLKGERVLIAAPDGRVVINPTGNPGLGKAGNGDTLAGILAGFVAQAAVFGIDIFETVVAAVYVAGLAGDVAEERFGKRAMTASDVRDVLVDAYRKVEAND
- the tsaE gene encoding tRNA (adenosine(37)-N6)-threonylcarbamoyltransferase complex ATPase subunit type 1 TsaE is translated as MTFELGREIGAELAGGEMILLSGGLGAGKTLFTKGILDALGYDVDEVTSPSFTLVNLYRTDRFDVYHIDLWRIDGRADAAGAVGLHEILEDPKAVTIVEWSERLTDFVFPDRVIKVYIEGDGDDPRRIEVVRVTDK
- a CDS encoding sigma-70 family RNA polymerase sigma factor, with the translated sequence MPQTAATTDRFDPTVWVDEHGDYLFSFALARVRNETVAEDLVQETLLAAIQARKTFDQRSSERTWLSGILKHKVIDHFRRSYRDVELSDEEDTDLSAYDHLYQSEGRGKGHWTAMSKPDTWEQTPEAVMEHAEFRGILSTCLGNLPDRVANAFALREFDGYDSDEICALLEITPNNLWVMLHRARLHLRRCLDHNWFGKVRQ
- a CDS encoding ester cyclase gives rise to the protein MDSKALLENWIGAFQRRDLDAVVECYAADAVNFQVAAGEPSIGIEQNRYDTEQFFQGFPDAWSRVENVIADGDRAAWEWIGGGTFLGAFYDINPTGRKFEIRGCGFFTFRDGKIVYQRGYWDKLSWFSQIGVGISDL
- a CDS encoding zf-HC2 domain-containing protein is translated as MVAPLYSYALDRKLTIVERIRIRIHLATCNACTKYVENLKFMRQAFRAHDAVIDSPENQVPLKPDARERLKTATRDAKP